A DNA window from Mya arenaria isolate MELC-2E11 chromosome 17, ASM2691426v1 contains the following coding sequences:
- the LOC128223422 gene encoding uncharacterized protein LOC128223422 yields MSRQQRGGINLHRNLLVASVLHKARTTYMMDNFQTLLANKRAQAEREAAAKMIVETPVAKSQDTTCSESMEKSFQTRGVIEYNKPAADGAPNGGQTEIRNKAKMDKENIVPTYVNKEDMNNNTPCDKSEDLEQKSCSRDLTNSTPMVFGKQPLSANNGSTNYVSQLPSCRCVGNKRQRSVVSECESATEPKKPRYDDEDSKYCDSESEYESDSGEHQRMQTDSTQVTSLVDIFSTGFNGLCKDNELKQPSGQINVYVSADRPVSGHQYVLTDMSCGTQLKDSVAIPTGIALAV; encoded by the coding sequence ATGTCCCGTCAACAGCGTGGTGGGATAAACTTGCATAGGAACTTACTAGTTGCGAGTGTGTTGCATAAAGCTCGGACAACGTATATGATGGATAACTTCCAGACTTTACTGGCCAACAAACGGGCCCAGGCGGAGAGGGAAGCAGCCGCTAAAATGATCGTAGAAACCCCGGTGGCGAAATCACAAGACACGACGTGCAGCGAATCAATGGAAAAATCGTTTCAAACGCGTGGGGTCATTGAATACAATAAACCTGCCGCGGATGGGGCACCCAACGGGGGCCAGACGGAAATCCGAAATAAAGCCAAAATGGACAAAGAAAATATTGTTCCGACTTATGTAAACAAGGAGGATATGAATAATAATACACCTTGTGATAAATCTGAAGATCTCGAACAGAAATCCTGCTCCAGAGACTTGACCAATTCCACTCCGATGGTTTTTGGTAAACAGCCATTGTCAGCCAATAACGGTTCTACTAATTACGTCAGCCAATTACCGTCGTGCAGGTGCGTAGGGAACAAAAGGCAACGATCGGTCGTGAGTGAATGTGAGTCAGCTACGGAGCCAAAGAAGCCTCGTTATGATGATGAGGATAGTAAATATTGTGACTCAGAGAGCGAGTATGAGAGTGACTCAGGTGAACATCAAAGAATGCAGACTGATTCAACACAGGTGACAAGTTTGGTGGACATTTTCAGCACGGGATTTAACGGTTTGTGTAAAGACAATGAGCTCAAGCAGCCCTCGGGACAGATTAACGTGTACGTGAGTGCGGACCGCCCGGTGTCTGGACACCAGTATGTGTTGACGGACATGAGCTGTGGGACCCAGTTAAAGGACAGTGTAGCCATACCCACTGGCATCGCGCTAGCTGTTTGA